The Chitinimonas arctica region ACCCGCCTATTGCTGCTGCAGCGGCGGCTGGCGGAACGTTGCGACTATCTGTTCCTGGACAAGCTGGGCCGCGGCCGCATCCGCCTACGGGTGGAACGCCCTCTGCGCCTGGTGGATGGCGAATTGACGCCGGCCACTTGAGTAGCGGCGGCGGAACCGTCCGCGCGCACCGACGATAGTTAAAAAAAAAGGCCGCATTACGCGGCCATAAGTCCCAATTCAGCTACTCGAAAGAGCCGTTTGGGCAGATACCGACCGCAGCGGGGGGGTGTGCGGCAAGCATCGGAGCATTCGGGGGTAAAGCGGTTCAGTTGGTGCTCAAGGCGACCGTGAGCTTGCTCCAGTCCTTCGGCGGCAAGAGCGCCCGCATCATGGCGAGTACGCCATCGAATACCTCGGCGGGTGCGCCGTAGCGGAGCATTTCACCCAACATCAGGGCGCGTTCGTCCGGCGCCAGGTTGGGCATGGTCCAACGCAGCATGGGCAACATATGTTCCGGTGGCGTGGCGGTGACGATGGCACGCTCCATGGCAATGATTTCATCGTCGCTGTGGGTCTCCCACAGCACGCGGTTATTGATGCTTTCTTCCACCGCCATATGTTCCAGATTGTCCGACACGAACATGGCCAACTCGCGATAGAGCCACTCGCCGGCGCTTTCCAGGTTGTAGTTGTTGGCTGAATCGACCGTGCTGGCGACATCCTGCAATTGCTCGATGGCATGCAGGTGCGCCATGTGATCGGTCGCAGCCTGCCTGGTCGAGCCAGGTTGGCGCGCTTCCATGGCGGGATGGATAACCCGGTCTTCCTGGGTAAGATGAATGCGGAATACGGTAAGCAACTCGCGCACCGCGGCAATGCTGGCCGTGCGATTGGCCGTATCGCGCCAGTCGGTCCGGCCGACTTCCAGCAATACATGGCTGAGATAGGCGCGCAATCCCTTGTGTATCAAGGCATAGATATCGTAGCGGCGGTAGTTGCTCTGCATTTCCTGTCTCCTGCCCGGCATTTGTTGGCCGGCTATGTGGACGACAGTTTGCCTCTGGACGAGAAAACGCTCCGCTAAATCAAGGCTAAAAAAAGCCTAAGTTTTCCCTAAGGCGGCTCAGCCACTGCGTAGATCGGCTGCTGTACAGCAGCGCCCCTGAACCGGAAGCAGGCGATATGCCATGTGACGGCTCCAAGCTTGTCCAGTGCGTGAAGTGCAAAGGCAGCGTGGTTTTTTGTAAGCGTGGCTTGATACTTGGTGGCACGCTGTTATCTAGCCCTTTTGCCAGGGCCAAAAATATAATTCCGGCGGCATTATACATATTTCCCGTGTAAATCCATTCTAATTAATTAATATGAGGCGAATTTATGATGAAGAGAAAACTAAGGGCTGCATTTTTATTGTCCAGCGTGCTTGGGGCGGCTAGTCCGGTGTTTGCCGGAGTGTGGTTTAGCCCGGTGTGGACGAGCAAATTCGTCTTCCTTAACTACGACACCGCCTCTTCCTTTGATTTAGACCTTGGAAATCCCGTGGCGGACAATGGCAATGAAATCAAGGAGGGAGAAGATCACCGTAATTTCAAGACACCCACTTTTACCGGAGAAAACTACGGCAGCTATACCTTCAATTGCGGTCTCGCCCACGGCGATCTCGGTTGCAAATCAGCCTCGATCCACGTACCGCCTGCGACCATGGTAAATGGCCGCATCCAGCCGGCGCAGGTGGTCATTCCCATCCAGGTCAATGCGACGATACGGGGAGAGCGCTTCTCTCCGGAGAGCGGTAGCTGCTATAACGCCAGCTACCGAATTCTCATGACGATGAACGAAAATGAGCGCCGTGCCATGACTTATTCTCTTATCACGTCCCTCTGCCACGTTGGTATTTTTCAAGGCGCCTTTCCATCACGATTTTTTTTCAATTTAGAGACGGATAAGAACGGATTCCCCGCCGAGTTTCACAATGGGAATACCTTGGTTTGGGCGCCCAGTCCCTATGGGGGCAATTATGAGAATCTCAATTACCTGGGCTGGCTCGCGTGGAATGGCGAAATGTGGGATACAACCGCGCGGTCCAACCCGCTTAATTCGGGCGTATGTGTTTTACCTCCTGCTTCAAGGGGGGGCAATACGGTAACTTGCCCGACGGACTTTAAAAATTATTGAAATACAAACAATTGCATCGGGATCGAAAGGCGCCTCAGCAGGTGTTGGCGGGTACGCTGAAGCCCGATTGCAGCAGTACCGTGGCCTCGAACGGCTCATCCGTCAGCAAGGGCACGATCTTGCGTAATTGCAGGCGCTGCTCTCCCTCGGCACAGACCGCGATCAAATAGGCGGGGTCCGGCTGCAACAGCATAAACCGCCAGCGATCGGCAGGATCGTTCAGTTCCGGCTGGGTAAATAATTCCACCTGCCCTGCCGCGCCAAGCTCGAAGCGGAATTGATCCAGCGGGATGGATAGACCCAGGCCACGTGCTTTGATATAGGACTCCTTCAGGGTCCAATACTGGAAGAAGCGCGCCTGCCGCTCGGACGCGGGAAGTCGGAACAGGGCTTCCACCTCGGAGGGAGCGAAAAAGTGCGCTGCAATGTCGACAGGGGCCGGACGCTCGACGATATTCTCGACATCCACGCCCAGTGCCGTGCCACAAGCTATCGCCAGCACGATCAAGCTATCGGTATGGGAAAGATTGAAGACGATACGGCCGGCCAGCTCGCCGGCATTGGCGATCTCGGGCCGACCATGGGCCGTGGCGCGGAAACACCAGTCCTCTGGCGCAATAGGCGCATAACGCGACAACACCGTCCGCACCAAGGCACGGGTAAGTAGGTAACGATGCCGGTCCTTGGCGAAATGGAAACGATTGGCCTGCTGCCGCTCGGCTTCGCTCAGCAGTCGCCAATACGCAGCCAGCAAACCCTCATCGCGAATATCGGCAAAGGAAACGCACCACAGCGTAAGTTGCCCGGGTTCCAATGCCAGTCTTGAAGTAAGGTAATTCATCGAATGAGTCGCTGCACCCAATTGCTTCAGCCTTGGGCCGAAAGTTTCGTGCAACGCATCAGCAGCACCCGCTTGGCGTAATGCTCGTTGCACCAGCGATGCTTGGCGGCGACTTCTTCAGGAGCGCTTTCGCTGAGGGCGAAACCCATCGATGCGTAAAGGCCGTGCAGGTTTTCGAAGGGCAGACAATATAGTTCGTCGAATTCGGGGCGGTCGATCAGCCAAGTAATGATCTTGCGCGACAGGCCAAGGCCCTGGTACTGGTCGAAGACGTACATGCCGCCCAGCTCGGCCGTGCGCGATCCAACCGACACCACGCGGCCTATACCTGCCGGCACGCCATCGACTTCGGCAATAGCGATGCTGTCACCTGGCTTCGAGGCGACAAAATCTACTTCGGAATAGCGTTGATTGACCCAGTCCAGTTCATCGGGATGGGCGGCGCGGACGGTGATGGTGTGGTTCGGCATAGCGCACAATGCTAAACCAATTTGCGCTTAGGCATTGAAGGCGGCGACGCGGCTTGCTGCCAGCCACCGCTTACAATCTGCCACACGCTTGTCTCACCCGACCCGGGACTGGTCGAAGGAGCCGACGTAAGCCTTTGAATTTATTGGCGCGCCCACCTGGGATCGAACCAGGGACCTTCAGCTTCGGAAACTGACACTCTATCCAACTGAGCTATGGACGCAACTGCAGAGGAGCGCAAGGATAGCCGTTTTGTGTTGCACCGTCCAGCCACAAGCGGCCGCGTTTGGTCACCGATGGCAATCCCCGCTATAATCGCCGGGTTTTTCCCGTACCGTAGTTCACTACACAAGCGCATATAAAAAGGATGGCAGCATGAGCGAAGCGCAAGCCGACTCCCAGATGTCGGCCAAGGCCCTTATCGGCATCGTACTGGCCGCAATTGTCGGCATCCCGGTATTTATCCTGCTGGTCATCCAGTTGGCCACCGGCGGCATGAAGAACAACGCCGCCAGCCCCAGCATGACCAATGAAGCCGTGCTGGCGCGGATCCAGCCCATCGGCCTGGCCAAGCTCGACGACTCCGGCCCACCTGGCAGCCGTAACGGCAAAGCAGTATACGAAAGCGTCTGCATGTCCTGCCACGCCGCCGGCCTGGCCGGCTCGCCCAAGTTCGCCGATGCCGGCGCCTGGGGTGCGCGCATCAGCAAGGGCTTTGCTACGCTGGTGGAACACGCCAACAAGGGTCTGGGCGCCATGCCGGCCAAGGGCGGCGCGGCGGATCTGACCGACGACGAAGTAGCCCGTGCCGTTGCTTACATGGGTAACGCCGTCGGCGCCAAATTCACCGAACCGCCGGTGGCGGCAGGTGCGGCTGCGGGCGGCAAGATCGACCCCGCCGTCAAGGGCAAGGAAATCTACGATTCGGTCTGCGTGGCTTGCCATGGCACCGGCGTTGCCGGCGCGCCCAAGTTCGCCGACAAGGCTGCCTGGGCCTCGCGCCTGAAGGGTGGTGTCGAGGAAGCGATCAAGACCGCCGCCAAGGGCATCAACGCAATGCCGGCCAAGGGTGGCTACACGGGCTCCGACGCCGAGTTCCACGCCGCTGCGGAATACCTGATCAACGCCTCCAAATAAGGCGTACCCATCAGGAAAAGGCGCATCGGGGATGCGCCTTTTTTCATGTCCGGGCGCCTCGCGGCACCAGTGATACAATCCCTATCCATATGTACCCAAGTCCCTGCCGAGAACAATCATGGCCCTGATGATCACCGATGAATGCATCAATTGCGATGTGTGCGAGCCGGAATGCCCGAACCATGCCATCTCGCAGGGCGTCGAGATCTATGAGATCAATCCGGATCTGTGTACCGAATGCGTCGGCCATTTCAACGAGCCGCAATGCCAGCAGGTCTGTCCGGTAGACTGTATTCCGCTTGATCCCGAGCGCGAAGAAAGTCGCGAAACGCTGATGCAAAGGTACGAAATCATCGTCGCTCGCGGGTAAGCCACGCTTCCCGCTCTCCATCGGCAGCTTGGCATGGCTATTGCAGCATTTTCCTGCCATGCGTGCCGAACCTATAGAACCCACCCGCTCCCTAGCCGGTACTTCGCCCCACGTCGAAGCGAAACCGCCCTCACATGCCCCGCCGGGCTTTGACAGCTGGCTAGCGCATGCCCTGGCGGCGGAACCGTCCCGGCCAGACCCCACCCTACAGTCCGGCCCGGCCGATTTCGGCCTGTGGGGCGTCACACCCGATGCCCACGGGCGCCTGGATCTGGATGAAGTCGCCAGCAATCTGCGCGCCACCTTGCCGGCATTCGCCGGCAATCTCGGCAAGGTTTGCCGTGGCGGCGGCATCGCCGTACCGCCGCTATTGCGAATGGAAGCCGGCGGCGCTGCCGGCATACCCGCCCTACCCTTTGATACGAGAGAACAGGCGCTCCAGCAGCTATTCGAAGCCTGGCCTGGCATTGCCCGGCAGTTCAGGCGGCTGATGTCGGGATTCGGCTTTGTCCGCTGCAGCGACGCGCTGCGCGCCTATCAAAGAGTGATTGGACGCCTGGGCCCCAGTCGCCTGGCCCACACCCTCGGACAGCATGGCGATGCACACGCCTCGCCGCGCCTGGCGCTGGCTTTCGACGGCAGCGTAGCCTGGCTGGAGGAAGTCAGCACCGGCCAATGGCGGCCATTAGCCAATCTGGAGCAGTTGAGCCATGAGCTTTTGGATGGCGAAGGATTGGCCACGCAAAGCACGGCCCGGCCCTCCGTCTCCATCGAACAGGCATTCGACCCCATAAGCGCGCGTCTGCGCGCTGCCCGATCAAGGTAGCGCGCGTCTGCGCGCTGCCCGATCAAGGTAGCGCGCGTCTGCGCGCTGCCCGATCAGTAGCGCAGGTCTGCACGCCACCCGCTCGCGGTAGCCGCCGCCCTAAGCCAGATTCAAGCCGATCACGCCCAATACGATCAAGACAATGGAGACCAGCTTGAGCGGACTGATGCTCTCGCCGAACAGCACGATGCCGATCACCGCCATCAAGGCGGTCCCGGCACCGGCCCATACCGCATAGGCAACGCTGACTTCCATACGCTTGAGCACGATCGACAGCAGCCAGAACGACAAGGCATAGGTCAACACGAAGCTGGCGGTAGGCAGCAGTTTGCTCATGCCGTCCGACAGCTTGAGACTGGTCGTCCCGATCAGCTCCGCCACGATCGCCGCGACCAGTAATAGCCAGATTTTCCACATCATTTTCACCTACGTTTGCGATTTGTCCGTATACCGGTGTCGTAATGCCGCAGGCAATGCGTCCAGCTTTGTTAAACTTGCGCCATTTTCCATCTCGACCTGAAGGCACCTTATGGCCCAATACGTTATGTCCATGCTCCGCGTGAGCAAGGTTGTGCCGCCCAAGCGGCAGATCATCAAGGATATCTCCCTGTCCTTCTTCCCCGGCGCCAAGATCGGCCTGCTGGGCCTGAACGGCTCGGGCAAGTCCACCGTGCTCAAGATCATGGCTGGCGAAGACAAGGAATTCGAAGGAGAAGTTCAGCACCAACCGGGCATCAAGGTCGGTTACCTGGCGCAGGAGCCACAGCTGAACCCGGCCAACACCGTCCGCGAGGAAGTGGAATCGGGGATGGGCGAGATCTTCGAGGCCAAGCAAAAACTGGAAGCGGTCTATGCCGCCTATGCCGACCCCGATGCCGATTTCGACAAGCTGGCCGAGGAACAGGCCCGCTGCGAAGCCATCTTGTCGACCGCCGGCCAGGACCTGGAAACCCAGATGGAAATCGCCGCCGATGCGCTGCGCCTGCCGCCCTGGGATGCCAATGTCGGTGTGCTGTCCGGCGGTGAAAAACGCCGCGTGGCGCTGTGCAAGCTGCTGATGTCGCGTCCGGACATGCTGCTGCTGGACGAGCCCACCAATCATCTGGATGCCGAATCGGTGGACTGGCTGGAGCAGTTCCTGGTGCGCTTCCCCGGTACCGTGGTGGCGGTGACCCACGATAGGTATTTCCTCGACAATGCCGCCGAATGGATTCTCGAACTGGACCGCGGCCACGGCATCCCCTGGAAAGGCAATTATTCCAGCTGGCTGGAGCAGAAGGAAGCCCGGCTCAAGCAGGAAGAGTCCGGCGAATCGGCCCGCCAGAAGGCTTTGAACAAGGAACTGGAATGGGTCCGGCAAAGCCCCAAGGCCCGCCAGGCCAAGTCCAAGGCCCGTATTGCCCGCTTCGAGGAGTTGAACTCGCAGGAGCAGATGAAGCGCAACGAAACGATGGAAATCTTTATCCCCATCGCCGATCGCCTGGGCAATGAGGTCATCGAATTCGAAAATGTCAGCAAAGCCTTCGGCGATCGCCTGCTGATAGACGACCTGAGCTTCAAGGTTCCGCCTGGTGCCATCGTCGGCATCATCGGCCCGAACGGCGCCGGTAAATCGACGCTGTTCCGCATGATCGCCGGGCAGGATGTGCCGGACAGCGGTACGGTCAAGATCGGCAACACCGTCAAGATGGCCTATGTCGACCAGAGCCGCGGCGCCTTGAACAGCGACAAGACCGTCTTCGATGAAATCGCCGAGGGCCGCGACATCCTGCAGGTCGGCCGTTACGAAACGCCCAGCCGCGCCTATATCGGTCGCTTCAATTTCAAGGGCGGCGACCAGCAAAAGATCGTCGGCAATCTATCCGGCGGCGAACGCGGCCGCTTGCACCTGGCCAAGACCCTGATCGCCGGCGGCAATGTCCTGCTGCTGGACGAACCGTCCAACGACCTGGACGTGGAAACCTTGCGCGCGCTGGAAGATGCACTGCTGGAGTTCGCCGGTTCGGTCATGGTGATCAGCCATGACCGCTGGTTCCTCGACCGTATCGCCACCCATATCCTTGCCTGCGAAGGCGATTCGAAGTGGACCTTCTTCGACGGCAACTACCAGGAATATGAAGCCGACAAGAAGAAACGACTGGGTGAAGACGGCGCGAAGCCAAAACGTATCCGCTACAAGCCGATCAGCCGCTAAGCTGACTTAAGCCAGGGGCCGGCGGTCCTCCCCGCCGCCGGCCTCCTTATCCTGCAACAGGAGTACTGAACCAATGAAGAAGCTCTATTTTTCGGCACTGGCCTTGATCGCGCTACTGAGTACCGCAGCCATTGCCGCGCCCAAGATGTCCGCTGTCCGCGACCAGATCCAGCCCGTGGCGGCGGACAAAGGCCGTATCTATTTTTACCGGGACAGCAGCTTCTTCGGCATGGGCGTACAGCCCGAGATTCGCCTGAACGGCGAGACCATCGGCCAGTCCTCGTCCGGCACCGCCTTCTTTGTCGATCGCGCCCCCGGCCAATACGAGGCGTCGGCCAAGGACGATGCCGGCAGCAATAGGCCATTCGCCGTCGAAGCAGGTAAGGTCATCTATTTCAAAACCAAGATTTCCATGGGTTTGTTGTCAGGCCACTTCAGCTTCAACGAAATGCCGGCGGAGCAAGCCACACTGGAAATGAGCAATCTGAATTACTCCGGGCGGCAGGATCTGCTGGCCACGCCGGGCAGTGTGCCGGTAGCCGCGCCCGCGGCCGCTCCGGCAGCGCACGAGGCACCCGCCAGCGCCGCGGTGACCACCACCACGCTGGACGCAGCCGCCGCCCCGGCCGCCGCTCCGAATCTTTCGATGGACTCCAGCATCCAGTCCGACAAGGATCTGAAGCTGGGCACCTGGTCTTACGATGCCGAAAAACTGGCGCAAAAGCATGGCTGTGTCAGCAATGGCAGCGGCGCCTGGGTGATTGGCAAGCAGCAGGGCGTCAATGAAACCTATCGCATCCGCTGTGCCGACGGCAGCAAGTTCCTGGTGGTGTGCGACAGCGGCGAATGCCGACCGATCTGAACGCTTGACCGATCCAGCCGTCATTCCTGCGGGAGTGACGGCATTTCCCCTGTCAAGCTACGCTCACTGGTAAAGCACCGTAGCTCGCCGCTGACCGGATCGGCGAATTCGATCGATCGGGCCAGCAGTTGCAAAGGCTTGCTGAAATCCTCGCCCTTGTGCGCCAGCACTTCGGGGTAAAGCGGATCGTTCAGGATGGGTATGCCCAAGCTGGCCATATGCAGGCGCAGCTGGTGCTTGCGGCCGGTATGCGGCTCCAGGCGATAGCGGGCGTACTCCCCCAGCCTTTCGATCAGGTCCACCCTGGTTTCGCTATTCGGCTCGCCCGCCACCTCATGCATGGCAAATGCCTTGCCGCTTTCCACCATGCGGCTGCGATGCACATGCGGCAAGTCCAGCGAGGGTCGATAGGGTGCAATGGCTTCATAGCGCTTGCTGATCTCGCGCCGCTCGAACAAGGTCTGGTAAGCGCCGCGATAGGCCGGGTCGAGGCAGAACAGCACCACCCCGGCGGTTTCGCGATCGAGCCGGTGCACGGGTGTCAATTGCGGCAGGTCCAGTTGCTTGCGCAAGCGTATCAGCAAGGTTTCGTGCAGATACTGGCCCGACGGGATCATGGGGAGGAAGTGGGGCTTGTCCACCACCAGCAGGCGCTGGTCACGGTGCAGCACCACCGCCTCGAACGGGACGGGCATTTCCACCGGCACTTCGCGGTAGTACCAGATCCGTCCACCTTGCCGGTAGGGACTGTTGGCGTCCAGGGGCCCTTGATCGCCCACCAGATCGCCCTTGGCCATGCGCTGCAACAGCACGGCTTCGCCCACGTGTGGAAAGCGCTGGATCAGGAAAGCCAATAGATTGGGCCATTGGCCTTCGGGCAGCCAAAGATAGCTGGGTGCGATACCGTCGCGCAAAGGAAGAGGAGCAGTCACGGCAAGTCGAATCGAATGAATAATGACGCAGTCTACCTTGGCCCTCGCCACCGTTCAGCCGGCGCGATTGGTATTTTCAATCGCTTCTTTTTCCCGGCCAGGTCGCTTTGGCCGGTAAAATAAGCACTTACATCGCTTTATTCCGCATCAATTCCAGACACAAGAGAACTTCGCCATGCCGATCTTCGGCCTTGGGCTACACGTCATCGTGGCCCTTTATTTCGCTGTCCACGCCATTCGCAACGGTCAAAACATGTATTGGCTGTTTGTATTGTTCGCCTTTCCCATGTTGGGCAGCATCGTCTATTTCGCGGCGATCTACTTGCCCGCCATACGCCAGGGCCGTAGCGGCATCCTGGCCAAGCGCGCTTTCAATCAATTGGTCGACCCCAATCGCAATCTGCGCGAAGCCCGCAAAGCCTTCGATCTTCTGGCCACCGTGGACAATCGCCTGAAGCTGGCAAATGCCCTGCTCGATACCGGCGCCGCCGACGAAGCCCTGCGGCATTACCAGGAAGCCGCCCAAGGCCCTTTCGCCCGCGACCCCGCCCTGCTGGCCGGTCTGGCGCGCGCTCAGTTCAGCACCCAGGACGCAGCCGGCAGCCTTGCCACGCTGGAAGCGCTGTTTGCCCACCGGCCGGAGGCACGGCGCCAGCCCATCCCCGCCCTGCTGTATGCACGCGCCCTGGCGGCCGGCGGCAGCGAGGCCAGCCGATCGGCCTTCGAGTCCGCCTTGGCGGTCGCCAGCGATCCGGAACCCAAATGCCATTTCGCCGACTGGTTGATGGCACGCCAGGACCCGGCCGATCAGGACCGCGCCCGTGCGCTGTATGAAGAGATCATCAAGGACAGCCGGCATTGGCACAGCCATGCCAAATCGATCAACAAGGAATGGCTGCAACGCGCCCGCGCCGGCGTGGCCAAAGCCACTGCTTAAAGGGTACTCATGAACACCGCCACCCATACCGGCCAAGGTCTTACCCTGGAAAAAATGCTGACCGACCTGGTGGATTTCTATGGCTGGCCCGACCTGGGCCAACGCATTGAAATCCGCTGCTTCCAGGTAGACCCGAATATCAAATCCAGCCTGTCCTTTCTACGCCGCACGCCATGGGCGCGCGCCAAGGTGGAAAGCCTGTACGGCAAGTACCTACGCGATCTGGCCAAGCAATTGAAGCAGGCAGCGGCGGAACAGAACGATTCGCCGCAGTAAGGCGAAAAAAAGGGAGCGTCCCGGACGCTCCCTTTTTTGCCTGGATGGCAACGTTTATCAGTTCTGCTGGATACCAGCGACCACCCAACCCGCGCGGCCCTTGTTCGCCTTGGTCAAGTGCCAGATTTCGTCGAAAGGCATCGCACTGCCGTCCGCGGTTTCGCGGACCAGCCCATGGAAACGCACGCTGGCGATATCACGGTGCCCTTCCTGCACGTATTCCAGCAACTCCGCGTCCACATTGACCACATCGGTGTGATTGGATGCACCCTTGCGTTCGTTGATCTCGAGCTTCACCTCGGCAAACATCTCCGGGGTAGTGAACTCGCTGATATCGTCCAGGTCGGCCTTGTCGTAGGCCGCTTGCAAACGAACATAATTGACCTTGCCCACCCGCAGGAAAGCTTCGACATCGAAGCCCGCCGGATAGACGCTGGCGCCGCCCGACGCGGCGCTGACCGGCTTGAAGGGAGTTGACCCGGCCGGTGATTTCTCGAAGGAAATCGGGCTATTGCCCGCTTGGCCGGCACCCGGCGCACCTGCGTATTGCATCCCCTGCGCCCCCTGCATGGCCGGCTTGTTGCGATTCATGAACCAGCGGATGGCCAGGAAGGCGACCCCGGCCAACAGCGCCAACATGATGAAATTGCCCATGCCGGCGCCAATGCCGAGATGCGAGAACAGTGCCGCCAGACCCAGCCCGGCGGCCAGGCCGGCAAGGGGGCCCATCCAGCTACGCTTGGGTGCCGGTGCTGGCGCGGCCTGTACCGGTTGATCGGCCTTGCGCTGAGGCGCGGCGTCGCGCTGCGGCGTGACATTGCGCTGCATACCCGAGGACCGTCCACCGCCGAAGCGCTTGGCTTCCGCCTCGGGCGCCAGGATGGCCACACTGACGAACAGCGCGAACAGGGTTGTGAAAAAACGCTTCATTTCAGCTTACTCCTATTGAAAGCCGGCTTAGACAGACTCAATCGAGCCAGGCCGAACGAATTGCCATGCCTGGCCAAAGCGGGCCAGTCATTCCCATCATAGATGGATGCGGGCTCGCGATATTACAAGCGATCTGCTTTGACAGGGAGTTTCGTAGACCACGCCCAATAAAAAAGGTTCACGCCTATCGCCATCGGCAAAGCCGGCCAGGCGCATTAAACTGCGGCATCGATGGACTCATGCCCAAGGTATCAAAGCCATGCCCCCCTCCCCTCTTTCTACCGCTGCGGAACGCCAAGCGCTTCGCCGCCAATGCGATATCGTCGTACCCGGGTTTCCGCAGCTTTCACCCGCAGCGGAGTTTCGTGCCCTGGCCGACTGGTGCGAGGCCAAGCAGATCGAGCATGACAGCTATGGCGAGGGCGAGTTGCTGGCCAGCCTCGAAAGCAAGCTGGCCAAGCTGTTGGGCAAACCGGCGGCGGTTTTTATGCCCAGCGGCATCATGGCGCAATTGGCGGCGGTGCAGATTTGGGCGGAACTCAGCGGCCACCCGCGCTTTGGCATGCATCCGACTTCGCACTTGGCCATCCATGAGGAAGAAGCCTATCAGGCACTGCTCAAACTGCATGGCGTGCCGGTCGGCAATCGCTTGCGGCCCATCACGGCGGCCGACCTCGAGGCGGTCAAACAGCCACTGGCCTGCCTGCTGGTGGAGCTCCCCATCCGCGAAGCGGGTGGCCAGCTGCCAAGCTGGGAAGCCTTGCAGGCACTCAAGGCCAAGGCAGCCGAGCGCCATCTGCCCCTGCATATGGATGGCGCCCGGCTATGGGAAAGCCGCGCCTATTACAATCGATCCCATGCCGAGATAGCGGCGGGGTTCGATTCGGTGTATGTCTCCCTCTACAAGGGCATAGGGGGCGTGGCCGGCGCGGTGCTGGCCGGCGAGGCCGACTTTATCGCCAATGCACGTTTGTGGCAGCGCCGCATGGGCGGGGTGCTGGTACAGCAGAGCCCGATGGCCGCCTCCGCCGCCATGCGCCTGGACGAACGCCTGGCACAAATGGATGCCTGCTATCAGCGTACCCTGGATCTGGCCGAAGGCTTGCGTCGCATCGCCGGTTTGCGCGTCAATCCCGCCGTGCCACACACCAATATGCTGCACCTCTACTTCGATGCGGAGGCCGAAGTGGTGATGTCCGCCCGCGATGCGCTGGCGAAGTCGGATCGCTGCTGGCTGATCGGCAATGTGCGCGCCACGGAGGTACCTGGCTGGAGCTATACCGAGCTCAATGTGGGCGGCAACCTGCTCACGCTGGAGAACGCGCAAGTCATGCCGTGG contains the following coding sequences:
- a CDS encoding c-type cytochrome yields the protein MSEAQADSQMSAKALIGIVLAAIVGIPVFILLVIQLATGGMKNNAASPSMTNEAVLARIQPIGLAKLDDSGPPGSRNGKAVYESVCMSCHAAGLAGSPKFADAGAWGARISKGFATLVEHANKGLGAMPAKGGAADLTDDEVARAVAYMGNAVGAKFTEPPVAAGAAAGGKIDPAVKGKEIYDSVCVACHGTGVAGAPKFADKAAWASRLKGGVEEAIKTAAKGINAMPAKGGYTGSDAEFHAAAEYLINASK
- a CDS encoding 4'-phosphopantetheinyl transferase family protein, producing the protein MNYLTSRLALEPGQLTLWCVSFADIRDEGLLAAYWRLLSEAERQQANRFHFAKDRHRYLLTRALVRTVLSRYAPIAPEDWCFRATAHGRPEIANAGELAGRIVFNLSHTDSLIVLAIACGTALGVDVENIVERPAPVDIAAHFFAPSEVEALFRLPASERQARFFQYWTLKESYIKARGLGLSIPLDQFRFELGAAGQVELFTQPELNDPADRWRFMLLQPDPAYLIAVCAEGEQRLQLRKIVPLLTDEPFEATVLLQSGFSVPANTC
- the ettA gene encoding energy-dependent translational throttle protein EttA, coding for MAQYVMSMLRVSKVVPPKRQIIKDISLSFFPGAKIGLLGLNGSGKSTVLKIMAGEDKEFEGEVQHQPGIKVGYLAQEPQLNPANTVREEVESGMGEIFEAKQKLEAVYAAYADPDADFDKLAEEQARCEAILSTAGQDLETQMEIAADALRLPPWDANVGVLSGGEKRRVALCKLLMSRPDMLLLDEPTNHLDAESVDWLEQFLVRFPGTVVAVTHDRYFLDNAAEWILELDRGHGIPWKGNYSSWLEQKEARLKQEESGESARQKALNKELEWVRQSPKARQAKSKARIARFEELNSQEQMKRNETMEIFIPIADRLGNEVIEFENVSKAFGDRLLIDDLSFKVPPGAIVGIIGPNGAGKSTLFRMIAGQDVPDSGTVKIGNTVKMAYVDQSRGALNSDKTVFDEIAEGRDILQVGRYETPSRAYIGRFNFKGGDQQKIVGNLSGGERGRLHLAKTLIAGGNVLLLDEPSNDLDVETLRALEDALLEFAGSVMVISHDRWFLDRIATHILACEGDSKWTFFDGNYQEYEADKKKRLGEDGAKPKRIRYKPISR
- a CDS encoding hemerythrin domain-containing protein — its product is MQSNYRRYDIYALIHKGLRAYLSHVLLEVGRTDWRDTANRTASIAAVRELLTVFRIHLTQEDRVIHPAMEARQPGSTRQAATDHMAHLHAIEQLQDVASTVDSANNYNLESAGEWLYRELAMFVSDNLEHMAVEESINNRVLWETHSDDEIIAMERAIVTATPPEHMLPMLRWTMPNLAPDERALMLGEMLRYGAPAEVFDGVLAMMRALLPPKDWSKLTVALSTN
- a CDS encoding YfhL family 4Fe-4S dicluster ferredoxin — its product is MALMITDECINCDVCEPECPNHAISQGVEIYEINPDLCTECVGHFNEPQCQQVCPVDCIPLDPEREESRETLMQRYEIIVARG
- a CDS encoding DMT family transporter; this encodes MMWKIWLLLVAAIVAELIGTTSLKLSDGMSKLLPTASFVLTYALSFWLLSIVLKRMEVSVAYAVWAGAGTALMAVIGIVLFGESISPLKLVSIVLIVLGVIGLNLA
- a CDS encoding GNAT family N-acetyltransferase — translated: MPNHTITVRAAHPDELDWVNQRYSEVDFVASKPGDSIAIAEVDGVPAGIGRVVSVGSRTAELGGMYVFDQYQGLGLSRKIITWLIDRPEFDELYCLPFENLHGLYASMGFALSESAPEEVAAKHRWCNEHYAKRVLLMRCTKLSAQG
- a CDS encoding DUF4179 domain-containing protein yields the protein MMKRKLRAAFLLSSVLGAASPVFAGVWFSPVWTSKFVFLNYDTASSFDLDLGNPVADNGNEIKEGEDHRNFKTPTFTGENYGSYTFNCGLAHGDLGCKSASIHVPPATMVNGRIQPAQVVIPIQVNATIRGERFSPESGSCYNASYRILMTMNENERRAMTYSLITSLCHVGIFQGAFPSRFFFNLETDKNGFPAEFHNGNTLVWAPSPYGGNYENLNYLGWLAWNGEMWDTTARSNPLNSGVCVLPPASRGGNTVTCPTDFKNY
- a CDS encoding DUF2846 domain-containing protein, with protein sequence MKKLYFSALALIALLSTAAIAAPKMSAVRDQIQPVAADKGRIYFYRDSSFFGMGVQPEIRLNGETIGQSSSGTAFFVDRAPGQYEASAKDDAGSNRPFAVEAGKVIYFKTKISMGLLSGHFSFNEMPAEQATLEMSNLNYSGRQDLLATPGSVPVAAPAAAPAAHEAPASAAVTTTTLDAAAAPAAAPNLSMDSSIQSDKDLKLGTWSYDAEKLAQKHGCVSNGSGAWVIGKQQGVNETYRIRCADGSKFLVVCDSGECRPI